tctctttgctcttttgtttcctttgttttacgTCACTCATGACTTTGATGGGTCCTTACTTCGGAATGAACCGAAAGATGAGACCCTGAGCACAAATCAATGCTACAATGATCTATTTTCTTTAGCCAGGgatatttttcagttgtattcGTTGCATGGTTTTCAAAGAAactgttgttttggttttacaGAAGTGtctataattaatattattatcgaTATTAATAAGATGATGTCCAACACTCATAGCGCAAGCCAAGCTTGTTAGCgatttttaattgttattactcagacAAAGAAAGCAAATCAGCAATTGTTATTGTTGTGAAAATTCTGATTACAATCGCAGTTGCTCCAGAGGTGCGGTCTTGTTTTGTTGGAATAGCATGATTAGCTTATATGTCTTGCTTCCCAAATCAATACAGACCACGGGATGGCACTGAAGGGAACTGCTTCTTTCAAGTGACGTCATCTTATACACTTGCAAATGTAAGGCAACAGGAAAAATTCCCTTGAGAATTCCACGCGATCTGAATTGAGGTCATCTGTCGTGCGTCTTCAATATAAGAGAAATGCATCTTCACAGTTGTGTTTGGGAGCTTCCGGCAAAACTCAGTGTTATGTCTTGGGCCGCAGCTAGTTAAAAGCTTGGCTGAAGCAAAAGATCACTTGTTTGCACGTTAAAAAGGTTATTTTGGGACAGACGTTTAAGTGTTGAAGCAGAACGAATTGAGTTACCGTCTGGAGGAAATTAACTTTCCAGACTTTCAGAGCCTAATTGAATTGGCAAAATTTATTAATTGATTAAACTAATATGGACGCATTCCGTTTGCTTGTGTATCAGACCACACCTGTAGTTTGCAAACTGCCCGCTGGAGAAGCCCTTTTGAAAAAAGTGATGCTTGACACAGCATAGTACTTCTCAAATATTTCAAGACTTATTGAGTGTTGCAAAAGCAGAGAATGGACTGCTGCGGGCTTACGTTGTCGTCAGAATTTGACACCTtggtttggcagactacgtcataAAAATAATCTTAAATGCGTCAttgcacgtgcagcaccatcgttcaaccaatcatataaTTGGTTTTTAGTGTTGTTCCGGCTGTTTCTTAATAAATTCGATCAGTACCGTTTCAAATGATCAAATCGAACGCAGCGCTGGTTATTGGAGTAGAATACGCGAGCTCAGAATTGCAGTTTGTTTTCGTAAAAATCACTCAAAGAACAATCGATCTTTTACATTAGCATTTCGACCACTCGTCTggctgaaaaacaacaacaaagaaaacagcaTTTAGACCACTtgttgactgaaaaaaaaacaacaacaaataaacaacaacaaataacagCAAACACAAACAAGCGAGGAACAATAACAGAAACAATAGAAAGATCAGCATTCACTTTCCCAGGTTGATAATTCACTAAAAGTAATCACTTGTAGACACAACAAgaatgaattaattatttttcactTTGGGAAAAGACCAGCTAACATATTGTTCATCCAATTACTAAAAAgtatttcaaaaatgaaaaaaaaaaaagtaaatgaaaaacACCATTAACCAATTACTAGACAAGGAATGCAGTCGTTAGTTATTTGTTCTTTGTTGTCGTTGCTTGTTGTCGTTCATCCAATTATTGTTCTGGTCTTGAGGTACAAAATTTACAATCCAGGCAGACTTTCCATAAGCTCCGAACAATGTGAGATTTAGCTCTAGTAACAAAAAATGTCGcgttttattcatttcttttctttactttgGCTAATAGAAAGACTGTCACATACCATTGTATAATTCACTATTCAATGAAAATTTACTTTCTGAATGGTCTTCACATCAAAGGAAGCAGCCAATAGAATTTTACGGGGTTCAACTTCACGATATCTGGTCTGCAGATTTCTCAGTAATCGAGCTCGAAATCGAAAAATATGTTTCCACCGGTAATCttcccattttcaaaaaatccCTCTCCAACACGGATTTTGTGTAGGATTGGACACACGAGAAACCACTCACAATCTACGCAACCCCAAGGGAAGGTCAGAGGATAATGTCTATTTGTTAATTGGACAACAAGCTTGAATAATTAATCAATTTATTGGGGCTATCCGGTGATTCGAGTTATGCATGACCTTTTCCGACCTCTCTCGTAGGTCAAATGTTTTAGGATCTCGGCGACAAATATTTGACCTATAGAAAAAGAACGTGCTATTACGATGACGGAGTGACACATGATGGTTAGCTGAAAAGATAGGTcagtaactttaaaaaaagcTTCAGTCACATTTCGAGCGTTATCTCTTCATCTTTCGCTATAACGAAAGTCCAAAGCTTGAATCATTAGATTTCCAATCATTTAACGCTGGTAATTCTAAACTCGTTTTATAAAAGCTCACCTTCGTATTTGAGTAAGTTTACACCAGGACTGCTTCTGCTGATTGAGGGAACGAATCGAAGTGTCATTTTGGCTTAATATGTATCGTGTTGTCACGATCTCAAAATAAGTTGTTGAAATAAATTGTAATGCCCATAGCAAAGAGGAAACCGCACTTTAGTTCACCTACACCCCACTAGGTATTCTAAATAAAAGTAGCAAATCGAATTAAATAGTCAAGGAACcgaactggcaggaggcaaccaAACTATTGGCTAGGATACAAAAACCTGTTAAGTTTAATTCGTGGCCAACACATTTAGCAGGTGAGCATGAAggaatagggaatttaagaagctacgacggcaactgcaacgaaaacgtcacattaaaattaagCTTTGCGTTAAGtaaagtcttttgcgattattctacGTTGAACAAAATAGCCGAActgtactttcgcttgcttggtaaGAATGGTTtccatgtaaaggcaaagagtgaaagatttactgctgcgagcttgcattgtcgtcagaacctcaaatatgcatgaaaatttcacgtcgtcgtttggcagactacgtcaaaaaacattgcaccaaaaagcgtgccgcacgtgcagcaagattattttgcttcattcaaccaatcaaatcattgatttgtggcgttgtcgttgacgttgccgtcgtcaaatcttaatagggaacttaagcatgcaacgtttttgagccacggacggcaaccggaagtgcgctcttttcgtatttaacttctcttcacaccaccacattaatgttgttaagtctctttttaCTAGTAGATacgatcagtttgaaaatctgagagagaccactgtcctggcgtgcgaaatgtccACATCCGgctgccgtccgtggctcaaaaacgttgcatgcttaagctccctattaaactccctaatgtaaTCCTGGAGAGGCGAAACCAAATCCAGCACCGTCTGTATGTTTCACGGAGAATGTTTTTTAAGGCATTTTTAGCCTCGATGACGTtaactgcacgtgcagcacgcactttagaataaTTCCGTGCCGTCATccgcaaaacaacaacttgaaattacaaCACTtgcggttttgacgacaacttgaGCAAGCGACAAAAATCTTTAGTTCTCTGTATTTAATCAGTTGACGGTGCTCCTTGTAGTCCAGTACCCCAAAATTGTACAATTTCAACAAAATGTGATTCTCGTAAAATAGTCACGGATGTGCAAGtgtttcaagtgacgttttcctctCCGTTGCTATCAtcgttgctaaagctcccttttaacaacaacaagccGGTTTACAGGCCTCGTCGATCTAAACGGTGAGTTAACGATTAATATCAACATAATGGCCCCCTTTTCATCCTAGGCCGTCGCTGCTTTTCCCAAAACACTTGCATCTAATCCCCTTAGCTTTTCCAGATTCTCCTTCCCTATGTTGTAAATAGTATGGATAAAAGTGTTTCAATTTAGACGGTGAACCCCATAATATTGGTTTGCTTCCAGGGAAATATCTGCTAAGACGTCGCATCAACTCAaaatgtgttttttgttttcatggatTTGTCATGAGAGCCGATTCATGACCCTATTGTAATTGTTCAATGAAAATCCCAATACTTGGTCAAGCAACAACAACACGCACTCAATCTAAATTAATAACAACTTTCTGAACAAATCAAGTTCAATGCGAGCACTAATTTATTTAAGTCTGTGACACTTTAAGTTTAGTTGTGCAACCCGAACAATTAGTCCAAGCCTACAAATGTTGGCTTGCGAGAACACTAAAATGACCCCTATGTGGTGTAACCCGCACCGAATCTTCatggcccagttgttcaaagggtgggtGGCACTTTCCATTGGATAAATAAGGTTTTGATAGTACTTAGCCAATGGATAGAGATTTATGCGCTGGGTAAATAGTACCATTCAACCTTTGAACAAAGAAGGCCTGGGCCATAAATATTGGGTTGCGTGATGCAAAACAACTATCCTTTATTAACGACTAAAAATAGCGAAAGAAATGAAGTTGCAATGGGCTTCATTTTAGGAGATTACAAAGCGGCAGATTTTCGACAAATCCTAGCAAATTCATAAGGTCGATATTCATGAAAGACCTTGGTGTCGCAAAGCaaggtaaaacaaaacaaaatgttcttgAAAGCCGCAAATACTGGACACAAGTCACTGTAAACGAAATGCAACGAGATGGCCGACCGATCTTCCCCGTTCTAGTAACCAAGCCTCTGCTAACTGTTGGAGATCACGTGACCTTTCTCGTATACCGAGAAAAATATGTCAGACGACAACTGAGTGTGAACGAGGCCCACACAAAAACGGAACATACATGCGTAATTTTAGGTCCGGCAACCAAAGCACTCAATGATTCTACCTTCCAACAAACCTCTGCAACACTTTCCTATCTTTTTCAGGTTCACATTATCTCGTTGATTCTTCTGATCTCCTACTGTAGCGCAAGGCTGCAAACAGAACTTTGCATCATTCAGTCGTACATTCGACAGGCTCGAGGAAGTGGAACAGAGGGGCCTGGCAACCTTCTAGCTGTCAAACGTGTTCGATATCATTTCAACGGGACCGTTAGTCCAAGTGGTCTGACTTTCACGGGTTCATGCAATGATCCAGGGCATAAAAGAGGTATATGATGGATAGGTTCTGTCAAAGGACATTCTCATAAACtatattccaaaatggcggttaatgaattattcttttgtttgcatgttaattagccctctttgcctcgtcaatatgtataagaaacaaaagaattttgaattgaaaatgaggcaaagagggttaataaacaataatttattgcctgccattttggaataaggtgtatagtgCCAGGATCTTAGATACTGTACTGTCGAATTGCAATTTAGAAATGTTTACTCTAGGAAAAACCCGTCGAAAAACAGTAAATTTGAATGAACTCCTGGAAGCACAGTCAATAAAACTAATAATATGCTTAACCTACGTATGTCGATCCGGGAAGGAGGCAGTGGTCCACTTTACTGTGTGAGGAAAGTCCCTTTACGACCACAGTATCGTCTCTTCCCGTGACAGTTATCACAGGGGCTCAAAAGTTACCTTGACACCTGAAAATTGTCGGCAACGCGTTCACAATAGAAGATTATGTCAAGAATACTTCCTGCTCTAGGATAAGATACGCCAGACATGACTTCCACACTGCTCGGGCGATACTAATGCGCATGCCTACGGTGATGGCCTGAACACAGGGCTAGTAAAGCGGCGTAAAAACCGTATGCTCTTCCTCACCTCCGCCTTGTCCATAAAATATGTTTATGTGAGGTGAAACGAAGTAACATACTAACTGCAAAATAGACATGAAGTTGTTGTGTGACAATTATTTTCAGCTACTATGTCAACTCTAACGAAGTCACCAAAGTAGAACCAGAATATGTAGACAGAGAATGTGTTCATGAATTCGAAGACTCCATTGCCAAAATATTGTTTTGCAATCCTGCAACAAAAACGAGTTGCAATAAGAAAGACAAATAAATGACTATCGCGTCTATTGAAGACAAAATCTGCAAAATTACAGGACATGTCGTTGTAGAAAATACAATTTTCTACTAACAGTAATATTTCTGCTTTGATTACAGAATTTAGCATGGTTAAGAAGAACGTCCGAGGATCGCTAGTCGTTAGTTTCCACTGGAATGAAAATACTGATTATGTGTTAGCAATTAGAAATAATAGCTTGGAACTGAAGGTAATGGCACGAGAATTGAAACTGAGGGCGATTGCTCCATTTTTTACCTACTCGAACCCAGTACGTCAGACAACCACTAGAACGATAATGTAAACAATACTACTATATGGGAATATTTTAACCAggtcaaatcaaattaaatcaaacgTTAGTTTTTGATGAGAAACGGTTGCCTGAAGTACGCGGGAAAAAAAGGTAACCAGCACAAGGTAGAGTGGAGCGAGGTAGGGTGGAGATGCAACACGAAAATCACATAAAGCTTCGAGCCCACTCACTTTCGTGGAAGGCCAAATCTAGAGCTTTCACTGATCACTACTCCAACCATGCACAAAATCTGCAATAATCGAGCGCAAAGGCAAAGGGTGAAGTAAGGTCTTAACAACAGCACTCAAAGACAACGGTGACAACGAGAAGGCCCATAGGACTGGagccaggagcctatgagtaggagcatgcaactccactatatttctgtcacagcgttttcatagaccgatttatttttagatcgaattcccctggaataagactcccgtgggagtgcgatgaccaatcacaagaaactacttgacgtcactgcgtcactggaggggaactgcctttatttaaaaaaaaaggtatcctaaaaatagatcagtctgtaagaATGCCGTGAcattagtatgggagttgcatgctccaactgatagGCTCCTGCTGGAGCTTATTCCGTTTTCTGTAGCATAAGTCAAACTGGAGTACTTCAGCTCCTCCTCGACGGGATCACAGCGCTGGGTTTTGCCGGAAGCCTGACATCGAGTTCTTAAGGTCGACAACCCAAACACAACACCACAGGGTCTTCTCTATCGAGCCCGAAGGGTCCTGGTTTTtcttaattattgttgttgtatttACAGAACAAAAACACGCTTCAACGACATGACTACCTGTTCGTATATCAATGTGTTACTACTGGCTGCAAAGGACCAGCAAGGACTCTGAAGTCAGTAGAATCGGCTCTCTACGTCAAAACAGATACAACAGGGGTTCCACTGGTAGGCACTAACGCTGCTGACATTGCAGCATGGTTCAAGATTCTAAGGACCAAAGTCTGCTATTATAGCAGCAAGGAAAAAGTGCAGTGGCAGCAGAAACAGATATAGAACACGACAACAATTGCCGGGATTTTAATGGCACAGGACCGTCCATCTTCTTAGTACATCTGTGTCATACACGGAGAATTCAGGGACTGAGAAAAAATTAGACACATAGAGGAAGCCTTAGTGGCCATTGTATACACCTTGTATACAGCtgttttgtgaaagtttgtcgAAAAAAAAGCGCGCATAAGTGAACGCAAAAAGACCGAAGGGTACTGCGGGAAACGATAAATTTAAGCTTTTATTGACTCCAGCATTTCAAGTTAATATAAGAAAATGTCATGATACATCATAGATATATGTTTGCAGGTATAAAAGAAAGTTAGTTATTTAGACTGCTTCAGAGCgattaaacgagttgatcaTATCCCAGGTTACCTTTCGGAATTGTCGCGTTGCGACAACCTTTCTCGAAACAGCTGTAAACGAGTTCAGTTGTTCCTTGAGCGCAGGAATAGTTAGTAATATGGAGCGAGCACCACTCTAAAAATAGCTCAGTCCGTGACATATGCTGAGAGTTGGACTCTCCTGTTCATGGTCCGTTGACGGGAATTTCTAATTCTCACATAAGAAGTAATGTGACCATTTTTGCGAATTCTGTGGGACGCACAACTAAAAACTACTTCCGTAGGAGTCAAAGTGGCAATTACGTGTGATTCTCAGGAGTTCCAGAAATTGCAGAAATTGTAGAAAAGAAGTGGTAGTGCGACTTTCATTTAGAATGGAAGTAGCGACAGTAGGATACTAAAGACGTTTTATAAAGTAGATGAACTTTTTACATAGGATTAGAGTAAagtaaattattttcttcatacaATGACAACTCCGTTCAAAATTACGGTCAAAGAGGTTTATGTGGgatatttttttaagaaaaaaaaaagattcattAAAACGTTTAGTAAGTTTACCATGATCTTCCATCTGTTGTCTCGAAAAGGTAACAGTCCGGCCCTTGGACTGAGGCCTCAAATTAAATGGAAATTAAATGGAAATTAGTTTGGGACTTAAAATACACGACTTCGATTTTAAATTAACGATACTCGACTGATCATTAACTTTGGAGGTGGTATGCCTGCAGTATACAAGGGTATAACGACTGAATCATGagatgaaacaaacaaaaatacttctttaaataataaaataccgAAAAGCGCGTTTTGGCAAATCATTTTATtagtgaaaaaaatgaaaactccATTCTCAAACAGCAATAAACTATAGCAACAATATCGCCTCCCTCAGGCGCCATGTCTTCTGGTTGTTAGAGACGGCAATATGGCCGCTCTCGCGCGAGTAGGTATTTAGCGGCAACATGCCGGTGGGCAAGATCGGATGCATGTGTGAGAACAGACCATAGGACATGGGGCGGGACCACCGGGGGAGCTGGTTGACCTGCGGGACCAGGGAGACCAGGGGGCCCTATCAACAGAAACAGAGAAATATCTCAATATGTTATCAGAAATTACCGAAATGAAGGTTGCCGGATTTACCGTTACAACAAAAGTCCTGTCGTTTTGTGTCAACGACTTATGTCTTCTTCACATTAACCAGTAAAACAGTCATGAAATACTGAACACCTTGTAAAAACTTAGCAAAGCTCGAACCTCGTTAGGTATCTGTATTGGACAGGTATGGACATAAAAGAAGAGATAGCGTGATTGGCCAGCCATTGTTCACCACGATGCCACCAGCTATAGCTGTAATCATCTTTCCACTTAACTTACGAACTACTCTATCCACAATTTTGCCATAAGCGGTCAATTCCCTTTGTGTGATTAAATTCTGCATTTAATTTCGCATTAGGAATTAATGAGACGCAAACAGCCGTGTCTTTACCGGGTGGTCCAGCATCTCCAGGGCCACCTTGATTTCCGGGAGGTCCAGGGGGTCCCATGGGACCATCACGTCCGGGTGGACCTAAAGTTAGATAAATGTTACATAAAGGCCAAAACAAATCGCACTAAACTGGACAGGAAAGTGTTTTTAAGTAGGTCGCTTTTAGTGCATTTCCGCATTACTTGAGAAAGTTATGGGCAAAGCGTTAATGTAAATGAAATATGGGACTAAACACAGATTTATGATACGAAAAATCAGGATGGCATGACCAGGGGAGGATAACGTCATTTCATTTGGGTCATTTTTAGAATCACACAAACTGAGTTAAATAGAAATTTTAGCCAGGCACGGTCTGACTTCTTGGGTGAGTAGTTGATTCAAATCGACTATGGGATTTCAACTCTCATAGATGAGGCTATTTGCAGctgaaaaaacaacaatcagaacaacaacaacaacagtaacaacaaaaacaccacGCTTAAATGAAGCATCCATGATCATACCAGCTGGTGCTCCAGGAAGACCAGGGAGGCCAGGTGCACCAGGAAGACCAATGGCTCCTGACGGTCCCTTCGGTCCATCGGGTCCTGGCGGTCCTTGGGGTCCCATCGGCCCATCAATACCAGGTGGACCGGGTGGTGGGGGTGGAGGTGGCGGAGGTGGTGGTGGCGGCGGcggagggggagggggtggagCTGGCGAACAACATGTTACTTGGCAAGATGGAGCACAGTGACCTGGACAGCCAGGGGGACATGGGTTTGGACTTCTTTTGTAATGACGAAGTTGTTCTGGGTAAAAGAGAGAACAAGTTAGCAACTCTATGATGTAATGTAAATAGTCGAAAAGTGCACGTCACTTTTATGACCTTGAGCTACATCTAATCCACAAGGACTATGCTGAAATGTGAAATCAAGAACACCCAGTATCAGTTACGGCATCCTCAGCTTAGTCTGAACAAGACACAAGTCTGGACAAGAACCGCAGTGACATATCTTGGCGAATCATACGCCTCAAATAAGTACAAAGAGAGCAATTTTTCATACACGTAATAGTAAGTCAtactttttcaaaagaataaaTTTTATTGCAGAAGCATCAAATCCAATTCCATCGAGATTGCTCTGATATATATATTAACGACGGGAAAAGCGAAATGGCTGGCACAAAGTGATTGAAGTCAACGAATTTAAGGTCATTCTATAGCAATTAAAACTTAAATCTTGAAATAGTTTACAACCTCCAAAAGAACTTAAAGATATTGTATTTTACAGTAAACTAAACTATAGACTGATTACTAGCAAAGAGAGTAGCTTTATTCCTAATTCGATTGCTGTCGTAGTTTTCAACAGATTGTCGCAAAGATCTTCCAAACTCGTTTCCAGAATCAACAAAGAGGAT
The nucleotide sequence above comes from Acropora muricata isolate sample 2 chromosome 12, ASM3666990v1, whole genome shotgun sequence. Encoded proteins:
- the LOC136892470 gene encoding uncharacterized protein, producing the protein MAGIGKTYIIQKVHIISLILLISYCSARLQTELCIIQSYIRQARGSGTEGPGNLLAVKRVRYHFNGTVSPSGLTFTGSCNDPGHKREFSMVKKNVRGSLVVSFHWNENTDYVLAIRNNSLELKNKNTLQRHDYLFVYQCVTTGCKGPARTLKSVESALYVKTDTTGVPLVGTNAADIAAWFKILRTKVCYYSSKEKVQWQQKQI
- the LOC136892471 gene encoding cuticle collagen 2C-like; the encoded protein is MQGFILVLSSLIYISSVASASTLEQLRHYKRSPNPCPPGCPGHCAPSCQVTCCSPAPPPPPPPPPPPPPPPPPPPPGPPGIDGPMGPQGPPGPDGPKGPSGAIGLPGAPGLPGLPGAPAGPPGRDGPMGPPGPPGNQGGPGDAGPPGPPGLPGPAGQPAPPVVPPHVLWSVLTHASDLAHRHVAAKYLLARERPYCRL